The DNA region TCTTTAAAATGACTATAAAAAACATCTTGTAAAGACATATCATCCTCACTTGATTTGTCGCATTTTTTAAAATCTCCTAGCACTATACCAGAAACTTTATCAAAAATTCCTAGATTTTTTAACTGCCACAACATTCTATCTACCTTATATGTTGATTCTCCAATATCCTCTAAAAATAGGATTTTATTGTCATACTCTAAATCAAACTCTGTTCCTAAATTTGATACTAAGACTGCTAAGTTTCCTCCAACTAGCTGTCCTCTTCCTTTTAAAGTATTATAAAAATATATTTTTTCATAAAAGTTTTTTATTGTGTAACTTTCATTACTAGTCATAACTTTTATAAAATCATCTAAAGTATCTAAACTATAGTCTTCTGAAAAATTACTTACAGCCATAGGCCCATGAAAAGTTTTTAAATTACATTTTTTAAAAAATGCCATATGTAAAGATGTCACATCACTGTAACCTATAAAAGGTTTTGGATTATTTTTAATAACCTCATAATCTAAAAGCGAAAGCATTCTAATGCCTCCATATCCACCTCTTACACACATAATTGCATCTACATCTTTATCTTGGAAAAAATTATTAATATCTGTTGCTCTCTCTTCATCTGTTCCAGCAAAAGAGTACCATATATTTTCTACGCTTTTCCCAACTTTAACTTTAAAGCCTAATTTCTCTAAATTTTCAATGGCACTTTTCAATTTATCTTTATTAACACTACTTGCTGGTGCAACTAGTCCAATAGTATCTCCTACTTTTAATCTTTTCATATATTACCACAACCTAACTAAACATTAGATTACAAATCCACACTGCTGCTAAAATTCCAGCTATATCAGCTAAAAGTCCTGCTGCAACTGCATGTCTTGTTTTTCTAATACTAACAGCTCCAAAATAAACTGCTAAAACATAGAAAGTTGTTTCTGTTGATCCCATCATAACTGAAGCCATTCTTCCAATCATAGAATCTGGTCCGTGAGTTATAAAAATATCATTTAAAATTCCTGTTGATCCTCCTCCTGAAAGAGGTCTCATAATAGCCATTGGTAAAACTTCTCCAGGCATTCCTATAAACTCTAAAATTGGATTTAAGTATCTTATTATTACATCAATAGCTCCTGAACTTCTAAAAACTCCAATTGCTACTAGCATAGCAACTAAAAATGGAATGATTCTAATAGCTGTAGAGAACCCTTCTTTTGCTCCTTCACAAAATACCTCATATACTTTTACTTTTTTTACAAAGTACGCATATGAAACTATAAACAGTATAATTAAAGGAATTGCATATAATGATATTCTTTCCATTATAAGTGTAAACATTATTCATCCCCTCCTACAGCATCTGTTTTTACAACTGTCTCTCTCTTAAATGTAGGTAACTTTTGTAAAACTTTACACGATACAACTGCAACTATTGTTGAGATTGCTGTTGCTATTATTGTTGGAGCGATTATCTCTGTTACATTAGCTGAGTTTGCTGCTGCTCTATAAGCTATTACACTTGATGATATTAAAGTAACTGAAGATGTATTTATAGCTAAAAATAGTACCATTGCATTTGATGCTTCCTCTTTGTTGTCATTTAACTCTTGTAACTCTTGCATAGCTTTAATCCCTAATGGAGTAGCTGCATTTCCTAATCCAAAGAAGTTTGCTGCCACGTTAGCTACAATACTTCCAACTGCTGGATGATCCTCTGGAATCTCTGGAAATAATCTTTTCATTATAGGTCTTAATCCTCTTCCCAAAGCTTTAACTAATCCTGCTTCTTCAGCAACTTTCATTAATCCTAACCAAAAGGCCATAATCCCAATAAGCCCTATTGCTATCTCCACTGCTGTTTTTGACGATGATATAACAGAATCTGTTACCGCTTGTACATTCCCTGTAAACATTGAAATGACAATTCCAATTAATATAAGTCCTAACCATATTGCGTTTATCATAGTTATTTCCCTCCCTTTATTCTTTTTCTGTAATTTTATTTGATAAATAAAATAATACAACTACTATTATTATATTTACAGATGACAATGCTGCCCCTTCTAAAAGCTTTTTATCTGAAAAAAGTGAATAGTTTACTAAAGCTATAGTTGGGAAGTCTCTTCCTAACTGCATCGAGTATGAAATTGTAAACTCTCCTAAAATTATTGCAAATATCTGTAAATAAGTACCTAAAAATACATTTTTTAAAATAGGACACTCTATTAATAAAAATGTTTTAAAAGGTGAAAGTGCATCAATTTTTGCTAAATCCAATATATCTTTTGGAAACTCTCTCACATATTGATACATAAAGGAGTAAGCTATTGGAACTGTTACTAAAAAATAACCAATAACTAAAAGTATCCATAATTTTATATCATAAAGTATGTTTATATAGATTAAAGCAATTCCTAGAAAGGCACTTGAAAATCCCATTGTAGAAAATACAATCGCACTTGTTACTTTTGTAAAGTTTTTAAGTAATAAATACGTAAAAACAATTACAAATATAGGTGTTATTGATGCTAAAAGCAAAGAGTTTCTAATCCCTTGTAAAACTGGATAGTATGCGTTGAAATCACTAGAAAAAAGTTTATAAAATCCCTCTAAAGAAAAACTACCAGTATAATAGTTATAAAAACCATAAAATATTCCTATAAGAACAACTGAACACTCTAATAACAGATATATTGTTGTCCAAACTGTCGTTAACGTTGAAACTTTTCTTTCTCTAAAGTCATCTCGTAGCTCATAAGGTGGATATAAATCACCTAAAAGATTTAAAGCTATTAAAAAGAAAAATTGCACAATTCCTAATACAAGAGCTTTTGAAAAATTTGCATCTCTTAAAAGAGTATTTGCAATTTCAACCTCTAAGTTAGAGTATCTAATTCCTCCTAGTGCTAGTACGATTCCAAAAGAAGCAAAGGTATATATAAAAACTAAAAACATTCCTCTAAAAACTTGAGGAAACATCAATGGAAGCTTTATTTTAAAAAATATATTAACTTCATTTAAGCCATCTATTTTAGCCGCTTCAACTATATTTTTAGGTATATTTCGCATTCCCTCGCTTAGATACTTTATCATAATTGGACTATTATAAAATACATTTGCAAGTATTATAGCTTTTAGTGTATATAAAACACTAAAATTTTTAAGGATGGGTAGATTAAATATAAGTGTGAAAGCTACTACTGTTGATATGGTTGGAAAGAAAAACGGAATAAATATAAGTCCCTCTAATATTTTAGTTAGTGTATTTTTTTTATAACTCATATAATAAGCTGGGATAATGGCAATTATTGTTGAAAAAATAACTGACAATACCCCTTGAGTTAAAGAGATTTTAAAAAGTTCGAAGTTTTCATAAAAACTCAAACTTTTAATCTCTTCTAGATGAAAAAAATCCTTTATAAAAAACATTAGAGGGATTACCCATAGAATAAGATATATATAACTATAGGTTTTATTTCTCCTCATTATTTTTTCAATACCTCAATTAGCTGTTTTTTCCAATTTTCCATATTTTTATTTACATATTCTGCATCTAATTTAACTATTTTATCTGTTGTAGGTACATATTTATAATCCTCTGGTAACTTATAGTTTATAACAGGAAACATATAATTTTTCTCAAGAGCAAGCTTTTGAAACTCTGGTTCTAAAACAAAGTTTAAAAACTCCTCAGCTGATTTTTTTATATTTTTCTTGTTAACTAAAGCTGCACCTTCTAAATATATATATCCACCCTCTTCAGGTATATAACTTTTGTATTTATTTTCATTTCCATCTTGATAGAAGTAGATTGAGCTCGAAGCATACCCACTCATAATAGCTCCCTCTCCTACAGAGAATTTAGCAAAAGAATCTGACCATCCTGAAGAAACTGTTAATATACTTGGTTTTAAACTCTCCCAAAACTTTAACCAGTTTTCTCCATAAACTCCAATCGTCCAAAGCATAAATGCCTCTCCTGTAAAACTTCTTGGATCTTGAACTAATAGCTCCTTTGGATATTTTTTTAAATCTTCAAAAGTTTTTAAATCTGAACCTGTTTTTTCATAGTTATAATTTAATGCAAGCATTCCATAATCAATAGGTGTAACTGACCACTCCTTATCAATTATAAACTCCTCTTTTGCAATGTTTCCAGCAGTAGTTGGCTTATAGTTTTTTATAAGCTTCTCTTTCTTAGCTTCTAAATAGTTAATATCTGTTAGACCTACGATTATATCCGCCTTTGGATTTTTCTTTTCTAACTTCATCCTAGGTATAACTCCATCAATTGGAACGTACTTAATAGTTGTCCCTGTTTTTTCCTTAAAAATTATCCCAGCTGAACTTTCAATCCATTTCATTGACTCTGGTCCATAAACTACAATCTCTTCCCCAAATGATACTAAACTCATTAAAAATAATCCTGTTAAAACTGTTTTTTTCATTTCATCCCCTTTAATTATTTTAATTTTTATAGTTTAATTTCTAAAAACTCACCAGACACTTTATAGTTATCTATCTCTCCTAAATTATACAGATGATTTTCTACAATTTCAATATACTCATCTAACTGAGCTTGATTTATTCCTCCAGTTTTATAATCTATTACAAGAATCTTTCCATCACTTGTTGGTGTAGGTTTTTTTATCATAATTCTATCTATTCTTTTTAACTTTCCTTCATCATATATCTCATACTCTGGATATATATAATCCCACTCTTCTGAGAAAATAATTGGATTGTCATTAAAGAAATTTTTAAACTCTGGTCCTTCAAGAATATTTTTTAGTCTCTCTTCACCTATTATAGATGCATATTTTGAATAAGTTCTATTTTTTGCTTCTATGTGTTCATCTAAACTATTATTTATTATAAACTCTAAATAATAGTGAATGGCATTACCCACTCTTCTCTTTTCCTCTGTTACTATATCAACTAAAAGCATTCTATTTGGTTGTTCACACTCTTCTACACTCTTTTCAATAAAATCTATAGAATCTAATAGCTCTACATTCTTTACTCTTTGTACACTTTCATTTTTTTCAGTCCTACTAATTTTACCACACTTTACGTTAAATAGTCCATCTATTGAACTCTTTAAATATTTATTTTCACTTCCTCCCATAACTAAGAATAGATTTTTCTTAGCTCTTGTAAGAGCAACATAGATATTGTTTATCTCCTCTTGGTCTTTTTTTATCTCTAACTCCCTTAAAAAGTTATAGCTATCTCCTAGATAATCTAATATCTTTTCATATTTTTTATCTACAAATATAAAATTCTCTATCTCATTAAAAGGTGATTTAAAATCTATATGAAACTGTATTCCACTTTCTAAACCTCTTTTTTGTCCCTGATGGAAATAGTAAACTGTTTCAAACTCTAATCCTTTAGATTTATGGATACTCAAAAGAGTTATTGCTTTTTCCTCCTCTAAAGATACCTGCTTAAACTTAGGATTATCCTTTTCATTTATGAGTGAGTTATAAAAATCAAATATATTTCCATGCTCTTTAGACATCTCTAAAAATTGGAATATATTTTTTAAATCTGATTTTCCAGAAAACATTTGAGAGATATTAAATGCCTCTATTACATCTAAAACAAAGTTTTTATTCTCTAATCCCTTTTTAGCTATTTTCTCTATTCTATTTAAAACATCTAAAAGACTACTTGAGATATCTTCTGGCATCTCTTCTAATTTTTCTATAACCTCTTTATTTTTTAGAATAGTTTTTAATTCACCATTTCCTATTTTTACAACATCACTTCTTAAAAATTCAAGCAACGAAAAGACATCTCTATTTACAACAAATTTTAAGATTTTAAAAATCGGATTAACTGCTCTATGATATATAATAGAATCATTAGAATCTATTACAAAAGGTATTTTTCTATCACTTAAAGCAACAGCTATCTCATTTAACTGTTTATTACTTCTTGCAATTATACCTATTCCACCATAGTTTCCATCAAAATTAGTTTCAATAGAATCTACCATAGTTTCTATCATATTTTCCTCTTCTAATACTTCATCCTCATCCTCTAAAGGTTCTTTTTTTGTTAAAACCTCAAAGTATCCAAGTTCATCACTTTTTCCATCTACTGGAGTAAACTCCCACTTATAGCTGTGATCTTCTAAAGCTGCAACCTCTTCATATGTTTCAGCTACTCCATTAAATACACCATTTGTAAAATCTACTATATTTTTACAACTTCTATAGGAAACACTCATAGTCTCCTCTTCTACTCCTATTATACTTGGAAGGTTTTCAAAAAGAGCTTTCTCTCCCCCTCTCCAACCATATATACTTTGCTTTTCATCTCCAACACATATTAAATTTTCACAACTATTTATAAGTCCTTTTAAAATTCTCCATTGAAGAACACTTGTATCTTGAAACTCATCTATAAATACTGTTTTAAATTCACTATCAAATATATCTTTAAAGTAATCTGTTATATACCCATCCTTTATAAGATTTATCTCTTCCCTATCTATATATTGGAACATGTAACTGCTTATATCTAGATGAGTAAATCTTTTTTCATTAAATTTTATATTATCATATATTGAGTATAGATTTTCAATAAAGTATAGTATCTCCCTTTCAAAAGATAGAACCTCTCTATTGAAAACCTCTTTAGATATCTCCTCTTTTAGTTGATCAAAAGCTCTTTGTAAAATCTCAATCTCACAATCTAAATCAATTTTACTTGTTGTTTTTACTCTACGCCCATCCCAACATTTATCACTTTTAATAATTTCATTCCAATTTTCAACTGCATGCTCTCTATGAGTTGAGCTATCTTTTTCTAAAACCCATTTTATAACTTTACTCATGTAATCAGATAGATCTTTACCATCTTTCTTTTTCTCTTTTATAGCTAAAAAAGCATCAGTTAAGTGCTTAATCAACTTTTCTATAGATATATCTGAATCACACTCATCTTTATTTTTTAACTTTTGAGATTGTTCAATTAAAATTAGTTTCCATCTATTATCAATTAGATTTTTTAGTATATCCAAATACTTTTCTATACTACGCTCTGTTCTATTTTGTAGAAAAATTTTAAATCTATCAAACTCATTTTTGTCCTCTACAATTTTTTCAAAACATTTTAATAGAATCTCAATATTTTCAGTATCATCTATAATCTCATATGAAAATATATTTAAATATGGAGCTATAACATTTTTAAATATATTATTTATAAACCCATCAATTGTTGAAATTTTTAATCTATCCTTATTATCTAATACCTCATAATAAACTTTTCTAACATTTTCAAAAGAAAGATCAATCTCTGGATATAAGTTTTTTAAATTTTCATATAGAGATGATTCTTTATCTCTATACATCTCCTCTAAAAATAGGATAACCCTCTCTTGAATTTCTGATGTAGCTTTTTTAGTAAAAGTCATTACTAAAACATTCTTATAATTTTCACCTTTTAAAAGAGTAGCTAAATACTCTAAAGATAGTCTATATGTTTTTCCTGTTCCAGCACTAGCTTTTAAAACTATCCCTTTCATTTAAAACTCCCTCCTACAGATATTCCCATACTCACAGTATAAACATCCACTTTTCTTCTCACTTAAAAAGTAGTTCTCTCCTTTAAAAAATTCTATTAGTCTCTCTTTTAAAAGCTCTCTTGTAAGTTTAGGTTTTTCTTGATTCTCTATACTTCCTTCAAAGGCGTTGTATATAGATTTTTGAGCAGCATTTTCATCACCATATAGCATAATTGTATAAAAATCCAACTGGTTATCAATTTTACTTCCTGTTTTAAAATCTATAATATGATTATTTGTTGTTGTTTCAATTACAAGGTCAACTCTACCACCTAAAGTAACCTCTACATCGCCTTTTAAAAATGGTTCTTTTCTACTGTTTTTCTCACTCTCTATACGTTTAACTTTCTTTTCTATATATAGATTTTCTATCTCTTTATAAAACTTTACTATATTTTTTGTAAAACGTGGAATTAATATCTGAGTAAAATAGTTATCTAGATATACTGGAACTCTTTTTCTATTGGCATAAAAACTCTTATATAATAGTTCCTCTACCTCTTCATTTGTCACTGAATAGTCTGAAACATTCAAAATCTTTTTCCACATCTTATCTGTTAACTTTTCAAAAACCTCATGGACATAAGTTCCTAAAAATTTAAGTGATAAACCTAAAGAATCCTCTTTTTCAAAAGAACTAAGTCCACAAACTTTATCTAAATAGAATCTATACTCACATCTAGTTAAAGTATCATAATCATATGGACCTATACTTAACTCTCTGTTTTTAAAGTCATCCCTATTTTTCATTAAATCTTTTTGAATAAACTCGCCAATCTCATTTGATTTAAATGTTATTAGTCTCTCTAGTATATCCTCACTATAAACAGTTTTTTCAAGTTTGCTTATACCATATCTATTTAAAACTTCAGAAAGTATTGGTGATACTCCCTCTCCACTATTTTCATTTTTTATATAGATAACTGTATTGTATCTATTTTTTAAAAGCCCTTGATAAAATCTGTACTTTTCCTCTTTTCTTTCCTTTTCGTAATAAGTAAATCCATTCTCTTTTTTCTGTTTCTCTGTTAAATAAAGAGAATCTCTTTTTACTCTAGGAAGATATCTTGTACTTATATTTATAAAAATTGACTCTCTCGATGGAGTAACCTTACAATTTTCCATTGGTTTTATTAGATATTTTCCCTCACTATCATCATTTCTTATAATCTCAACATCATTAAAATATTGAAGTAAGAATTTTAAAATATCTCCACCATTTCTAAAGCAACTTTTAATCTCTCTTTCCTCAAGCATTATCTCAGTTGTTTTAGCATATCCCATATACTCTTGAAGTTTGTCATAAAAATCTACATATATTTTTTCTCTAAACATATCTAATGATAAAAGCTCATTAAAGTATGTAATAAATTTATCTATACTTTCAACTTTTGATACTTTTACAATATCTTCATAGATTTCAGAAATTTTTTCATTACTCTCTGTTCCAATATACTTATAATCCCAATCTATTTGATTATAGATATACTCCATATCCTCTTTTGTTATTCCATAATACTCTTGCATCTCTAAGTTTTTAATTCCCTCTAAAAATTTTTTAATAGGAATCAAGTTATCCATTCTAGGTTCCATTGCTCCTATAAGTTCACTTTGAGCATTTAAAAATTTAAAAAACTTAGTGTCATTTAAAGTATAAAAACTCCCTCTCATAAAGTTATTTGGAAAAACTTTAGAATATTCATTTGTATCAGCTTCTGGAGAAAAGATATTCGTCATGTGATTTTTCATTTTCATAATATCTAACAGATTTCCTATAAGTTCTAACTCATCTTGAACCTCTAATAGTGATATCTCTACTTTTTGTGTTCTGGGCAAATATACCTCTTTTAACTCAAGAGTTTCCTCATCAAAAACTCCAGGTTCTCCTTGAACTCTAATTACAACATCTATAAACTCCTCTAGCTTAGATATTACATACTTATCTAGAGGTGAAAAGTTTACTATATCTACAAATACTATTTTTTTATATTTTTTAAAGATTGTTAAGTCTAGATATTTTATATCTTCAACCCAATCTTTTGGTATATAATTTCTTTCAGTCAAATATACCTCATACTTTTCTTTAAATCTATGGAATATTTCAAAATATTTTTTTTGCCACTCCTCTAGCTCTATATCCTTTGCACATAAACTTCTATTTAATTCAGTATAATATTTAAAAAACTTATCTGAAAACTCAATAGATTCAAAATAGTTATTTATATTTATCTCTGCAAACTCTTTTTTCATATAGTTATATAAACTTACAAATCTTTTTGCTTCACTTAAAATTATCTTATCAGTGCTAAAGGCTACTCCTTTAAACTCATCTATTGTTAAATAAAGTGGATCTGGTTCAAAGATATTTCTTTTACTCTCTTTTCTCTGACTATTTTTTAATGGATAATCAGAAAACACATATACAACAGAGGGATCTTTTTTCAATCCCTGAATTAAAGACCCCCCGTAGCTTATATACTCAAACTTCATTGTTCCCTCCTATTTTTTAATAGGTGTTGCACACTCTACAGCTGCACCCTTTAGTATCTCAACTCCATGAACTAATGCATCTATTACAAAGTTTAGATTCTCTGTTGCTCCTTTTGGACTTCCTGGAAGATTTAAAATTATACTTCCCTTTCTTATTCCACATCTTGCTCTGCTTAACATCGCCTTTGGTGTTATCTCAAATGATTTAGCTCTCATGTATTCAGCTACTCCTGGAGCTTCCCTTTCTATTACAGCAAGTGTTGCTTCAGGTGTAACATCTCTTTTTGAAAATCCTGTTCCTCCATTTGTTACGATTAAATCAGCTATATCTTCATCAGCTAATTTTATTAACTCTTCACAAATCTCTTCATAAGTATCTGGAAGCATATTATAAT from Cetobacterium somerae ATCC BAA-474 includes:
- a CDS encoding nucleoside recognition domain-containing protein, which translates into the protein MINAIWLGLILIGIVISMFTGNVQAVTDSVISSSKTAVEIAIGLIGIMAFWLGLMKVAEEAGLVKALGRGLRPIMKRLFPEIPEDHPAVGSIVANVAANFFGLGNAATPLGIKAMQELQELNDNKEEASNAMVLFLAINTSSVTLISSSVIAYRAAANSANVTEIIAPTIIATAISTIVAVVSCKVLQKLPTFKRETVVKTDAVGGDE
- a CDS encoding S66 peptidase family protein, giving the protein MKRLKVGDTIGLVAPASSVNKDKLKSAIENLEKLGFKVKVGKSVENIWYSFAGTDEERATDINNFFQDKDVDAIMCVRGGYGGIRMLSLLDYEVIKNNPKPFIGYSDVTSLHMAFFKKCNLKTFHGPMAVSNFSEDYSLDTLDDFIKVMTSNESYTIKNFYEKIYFYNTLKGRGQLVGGNLAVLVSNLGTEFDLEYDNKILFLEDIGESTYKVDRMLWQLKNLGIFDKVSGIVLGDFKKCDKSSEDDMSLQDVFYSHFKDLKKPVCYNLKSGHCTPMLTLEFGEILEIDGEKEEIIVIK
- a CDS encoding UvrD-helicase domain-containing protein, whose amino-acid sequence is MKGIVLKASAGTGKTYRLSLEYLATLLKGENYKNVLVMTFTKKATSEIQERVILFLEEMYRDKESSLYENLKNLYPEIDLSFENVRKVYYEVLDNKDRLKISTIDGFINNIFKNVIAPYLNIFSYEIIDDTENIEILLKCFEKIVEDKNEFDRFKIFLQNRTERSIEKYLDILKNLIDNRWKLILIEQSQKLKNKDECDSDISIEKLIKHLTDAFLAIKEKKKDGKDLSDYMSKVIKWVLEKDSSTHREHAVENWNEIIKSDKCWDGRRVKTTSKIDLDCEIEILQRAFDQLKEEISKEVFNREVLSFEREILYFIENLYSIYDNIKFNEKRFTHLDISSYMFQYIDREEINLIKDGYITDYFKDIFDSEFKTVFIDEFQDTSVLQWRILKGLINSCENLICVGDEKQSIYGWRGGEKALFENLPSIIGVEEETMSVSYRSCKNIVDFTNGVFNGVAETYEEVAALEDHSYKWEFTPVDGKSDELGYFEVLTKKEPLEDEDEVLEEENMIETMVDSIETNFDGNYGGIGIIARSNKQLNEIAVALSDRKIPFVIDSNDSIIYHRAVNPIFKILKFVVNRDVFSLLEFLRSDVVKIGNGELKTILKNKEVIEKLEEMPEDISSSLLDVLNRIEKIAKKGLENKNFVLDVIEAFNISQMFSGKSDLKNIFQFLEMSKEHGNIFDFYNSLINEKDNPKFKQVSLEEEKAITLLSIHKSKGLEFETVYYFHQGQKRGLESGIQFHIDFKSPFNEIENFIFVDKKYEKILDYLGDSYNFLRELEIKKDQEEINNIYVALTRAKKNLFLVMGGSENKYLKSSIDGLFNVKCGKISRTEKNESVQRVKNVELLDSIDFIEKSVEECEQPNRMLLVDIVTEEKRRVGNAIHYYLEFIINNSLDEHIEAKNRTYSKYASIIGEERLKNILEGPEFKNFFNDNPIIFSEEWDYIYPEYEIYDEGKLKRIDRIMIKKPTPTSDGKILVIDYKTGGINQAQLDEYIEIVENHLYNLGEIDNYKVSGEFLEIKL
- a CDS encoding ABC transporter permease, which encodes MFFIKDFFHLEEIKSLSFYENFELFKISLTQGVLSVIFSTIIAIIPAYYMSYKKNTLTKILEGLIFIPFFFPTISTVVAFTLIFNLPILKNFSVLYTLKAIILANVFYNSPIMIKYLSEGMRNIPKNIVEAAKIDGLNEVNIFFKIKLPLMFPQVFRGMFLVFIYTFASFGIVLALGGIRYSNLEVEIANTLLRDANFSKALVLGIVQFFFLIALNLLGDLYPPYELRDDFRERKVSTLTTVWTTIYLLLECSVVLIGIFYGFYNYYTGSFSLEGFYKLFSSDFNAYYPVLQGIRNSLLLASITPIFVIVFTYLLLKNFTKVTSAIVFSTMGFSSAFLGIALIYINILYDIKLWILLVIGYFLVTVPIAYSFMYQYVREFPKDILDLAKIDALSPFKTFLLIECPILKNVFLGTYLQIFAIILGEFTISYSMQLGRDFPTIALVNYSLFSDKKLLEGAALSSVNIIIVVVLFYLSNKITEKE
- a CDS encoding thiamine ABC transporter substrate-binding protein, whose protein sequence is MKKTVLTGLFLMSLVSFGEEIVVYGPESMKWIESSAGIIFKEKTGTTIKYVPIDGVIPRMKLEKKNPKADIIVGLTDINYLEAKKEKLIKNYKPTTAGNIAKEEFIIDKEWSVTPIDYGMLALNYNYEKTGSDLKTFEDLKKYPKELLVQDPRSFTGEAFMLWTIGVYGENWLKFWESLKPSILTVSSGWSDSFAKFSVGEGAIMSGYASSSIYFYQDGNENKYKSYIPEEGGYIYLEGAALVNKKNIKKSAEEFLNFVLEPEFQKLALEKNYMFPVINYKLPEDYKYVPTTDKIVKLDAEYVNKNMENWKKQLIEVLKK
- a CDS encoding PD-(D/E)XK nuclease family protein — protein: MKFEYISYGGSLIQGLKKDPSVVYVFSDYPLKNSQRKESKRNIFEPDPLYLTIDEFKGVAFSTDKIILSEAKRFVSLYNYMKKEFAEININNYFESIEFSDKFFKYYTELNRSLCAKDIELEEWQKKYFEIFHRFKEKYEVYLTERNYIPKDWVEDIKYLDLTIFKKYKKIVFVDIVNFSPLDKYVISKLEEFIDVVIRVQGEPGVFDEETLELKEVYLPRTQKVEISLLEVQDELELIGNLLDIMKMKNHMTNIFSPEADTNEYSKVFPNNFMRGSFYTLNDTKFFKFLNAQSELIGAMEPRMDNLIPIKKFLEGIKNLEMQEYYGITKEDMEYIYNQIDWDYKYIGTESNEKISEIYEDIVKVSKVESIDKFITYFNELLSLDMFREKIYVDFYDKLQEYMGYAKTTEIMLEEREIKSCFRNGGDILKFLLQYFNDVEIIRNDDSEGKYLIKPMENCKVTPSRESIFINISTRYLPRVKRDSLYLTEKQKKENGFTYYEKERKEEKYRFYQGLLKNRYNTVIYIKNENSGEGVSPILSEVLNRYGISKLEKTVYSEDILERLITFKSNEIGEFIQKDLMKNRDDFKNRELSIGPYDYDTLTRCEYRFYLDKVCGLSSFEKEDSLGLSLKFLGTYVHEVFEKLTDKMWKKILNVSDYSVTNEEVEELLYKSFYANRKRVPVYLDNYFTQILIPRFTKNIVKFYKEIENLYIEKKVKRIESEKNSRKEPFLKGDVEVTLGGRVDLVIETTTNNHIIDFKTGSKIDNQLDFYTIMLYGDENAAQKSIYNAFEGSIENQEKPKLTRELLKERLIEFFKGENYFLSEKKSGCLYCEYGNICRREF
- a CDS encoding MogA/MoaB family molybdenum cofactor biosynthesis protein; its protein translation is MIRVAIVTLSDKGSRGERVDVTGQKLKEIFEKHLSYETVYYNMLPDTYEEICEELIKLADEDIADLIVTNGGTGFSKRDVTPEATLAVIEREAPGVAEYMRAKSFEITPKAMLSRARCGIRKGSIILNLPGSPKGATENLNFVIDALVHGVEILKGAAVECATPIKK
- a CDS encoding spore maturation protein; protein product: MFTLIMERISLYAIPLIILFIVSYAYFVKKVKVYEVFCEGAKEGFSTAIRIIPFLVAMLVAIGVFRSSGAIDVIIRYLNPILEFIGMPGEVLPMAIMRPLSGGGSTGILNDIFITHGPDSMIGRMASVMMGSTETTFYVLAVYFGAVSIRKTRHAVAAGLLADIAGILAAVWICNLMFS